Genomic segment of Pochonia chlamydosporia 170 chromosome 1, whole genome shotgun sequence:
TTTATCCCCGCGATGCCCAAATCCACTTTGTTCTTTTCTACATATGTGACAATGCTGCAGTTCTTTGTTCGGCTCTTATACACGACCAGAACTCTAGCCTCCCAAAACGACACGATGTACTTAATGCTGTTGGCAATGCCGTCTTAACACTCCAGCGGTTCAAAACAGTGACGAAAACCGTGAGGGCATCGTATAAGGTTCTGGTCAAAATTGCGCAAAACATCAAGCGACAAGCGCATGAAGCGAAGTCGCCAATCGAACCTATGAGAAAGCTGCCCAATGCCAATGAACTAGCACTTGCACCGCCCAGTATGACTCCCAAGGAGAGAGTAGTCGCAAGAAACACCGGATCTATGGAAACGAACGCGCATTTCTCTCTTCATATGTCACTGTCTACCTGCCCTGGTCCCTCTGCTAGTGGTGACAAATCGACAGTCCGTTCTTCTCCGATCTCAATGGGACTGGAAACATGATCTCCGAATCAAATTCTATGCATTACAACTGCCTGCAGTTGAATTATTCACCATCATATGACAACATGACACTGCCAACGACCGACCTTTGCGATGACGGGGCTAACTTTGACAATTTTGACAGCTTTGGCGCGATTACAGAGAAAGACTTGGATGATTTGGCGGCATTGTGGAGTCATGAGAGTACAAACTTGCACTTCATCAACCCTGAAGGAGTAAAATAAACTGTCAGTCGCTGCTGACCTTCAATCGTCTCCTCACAATATTAAATGTACGGAGCCGATTTGTCCAGGAAATACATCCAGTAGATCCGAGCATACACCTTCGTCCATCCGCTACCCCGATTCGCAAAATTTTAGCGACCCACTGCGATCATGATCCTGTCACGctatgagactcattgttaatTAAGCTTCTTTTGAAAATTATTGTTCTTGCTGTTCTTCGTGTCGCAGACAGAAGTCTGCGGCTGTCTTTTTAATACTGGAAAACTTCCCTTCGTCCGAATTTTGGTATTCGGTTATGATTTGCCATGATAACCGACAGCATGAAAACCAGCAATTACACtaagtttgcttgttctatcaacagaggcagttttatccgacaggTCCTTTATCTTTGTCTCTGCTTGCCTCCTTCTAGGCCGTAATGGAGTCGTCGTTAGCGACATATACGAAATCGTCCGCTCCGCATGTATGCCCGATTACTGTATGAACAGACACTGTCCTCTGAGTTGGCCACATAGGGTCTCCTCATAAATTATCGTACTATGGGAAATCTTGCATAAAAGTAGCGCTTTATAGACACAAGAGCTTTCATCTATAATTCTAGGTAACTAGAAACGAAAAGCGCTGGTGCCTAGCGGCTGCGGATGTTAAATACACCATAAACATTGAGGAGGCTGGCTGTCAACTGGTTATCGCATCAGATTGAGAGACTAGAGAGTCAGAGAATCCACGTATGGGCTGTGCGCTTACCGAAGTATGGCCGAAGTCTTAGATGCTGTATATTGCTAATAGGTTTTGGTGAGCCGCGCTATAAGTAGGGCTGTTGTCATCTTCCAGAAGACTGACTACGTCCGAAATATCTTGACCCTGATGCATTCTACGAAGTATCTGCTCACCACGTCTCTCGTCGGCGTATTTCAGGCGTTCGAATAGTTCCCCGTATGCTTCCCCTTTTGCGTCATACCAACGGGCTATTGGCGGTAACTTGACACGTCGTTGCCGATCTGCTAGGTCTTGAGCAGAGTCTGCTGAAGCTTGCTTGGTGGCACCGTCAGGTTGCCTACACTGCCGTATTAAACCCCCATGTTCAATCCATTGAACAATATGTTCAGGGTCACAGCTTTGTTGGAGCTGGTGAATAATAGCGATAGCATCAGCATCGGGAGAAGTAGCGAGGGTGCCAACTAGCTGCAGCAGAACCCGATGAGATCTGTGGATGTCTCGAAGTTGCTGTTCTGCGTGGGTTTTGCGCCGCTTTAAAGCCGATGATCTCGTTTCAGATGGTCGCGTAGTGTATTGGCAGTTTCTTCTGGTGGATATACATGCAGAGCATTGTGGTCGTGTCCCATCACACTATCACATTGTTAGGATGACTCTGTAACTTCGCTGGGTTATACTATCGCGAGGATATAAGAACCTTTACTTTTCGCTTTCTGCAAGCTTCGCAAGCTGCAACGACCGACTGTCGTCGTTTGGTGACAGCTGGCTCCGACATGGTAAGACTACCGCCGGAGGCCGGTATGAGTCGTCGAAGAGCCCTCCTTGATGGCTCGTCGGGCATATCGTCACAGTAGCAGTTCGTGCATGAACAAAATCCCTCGCAGTTCGAGGTCATTTAGCGTCACAGGCGATTTATGTATCCAGCAATGGAAGTGACGTCTTGATCACATTTGTCTTGGTTTGGAGCGCAGCGAATGGAGCAATCCCTGAGGTGATCGGTGCAGGTGACCGGAGCACACTCCGTAGTCCACAAATCACATTGATATCATCCTGCATGTCACGTCGATGTCATGACATACATTTGCGAATGTTTCCCCATTTCTCTATTCATATGGAAGTCTTTTGATGCCTGGGAGATGCTCCTCATAATTGCGCTATATGCCCCTGCTGCGTACCTACCTCTTTCACGCGGCAACGCCTAAGTTCGCGGGTCGCATCCTCATGCCGTGCCAGGTGAGACAAGATGACGTGCAAATACCATTAACCTTCCTACCTAAGATCGAAATGCCATAAGTACTCGACTTTGTAATCACCAGCTCTCTTGTCAAATTATAACGACCCAAAAGCCTCTCAGAACAAATGATATACCAAATCCGCCAACAATGGGCGCTTCGTCTATTTATTTTCCTGACAGGTAGTCAGCAAAGGCTGAGGAAATGTTGTTACAGGCAATAAGAGTACTGGGAAAGGAGACCCATCACACGCTTACATGTGTGGAGCTACTGGCAGCAGTGTATACGAAGCAGGGACGATTGATGGAGCGCGAGGATTTCGAAACGCAAGTGGCGCGCAATGGAAGTCCAGACTTTTTGCATATTGAGGCTGCTTTAGGTGATCATTGCCAGGATTACCATTTTACTAGCGGCCCTGTTACTGAACATTGGCGTATTGCGGGGCGAGCTGTCCGTGTAAGAGTCCGTATCAATTGCCTGCTGAATTTTCGACGTCTCCAGAATGGGGCGGAGAAGGGCTGTGTTATGACGTATCTCCGTTCCGTGGATCAATGGTCCTACTCACCTCAAGCGGTGTCCTAAAAGCGCCTTCGGCAACAACCAACCCTATCTCACAGCCTGATAGGCACACATCTAGTGATGATTTCTCAATAACGACCCCAATTGATGTTTCAGACGGCTTGTAGTGTGGTTCTTGTTCCGTTACTAGGTTATGAAACAGTGGTATGTCGGGAGAGGCTGCAACATGTTGTATCTCGTTATCTTCTGGAAGACCATTTATGCCACCTGCGGTGCCAGACACCGTTTTAAGTGAATGAAATCTCGTACACGAGAGATAATCGTTATTCTGCCGGCCTCGACTCTAAGTTTTTGTAGAAGCTGGATAGTTTCAGTTGCTGGCAAGCTACTAAGTGCTTGCAGTACTTCAACAAGTGGATTATTCGACTCCTGCGACATAGGTCTTTCGTCTCGAAATACACAACCAGCAGTACGCCCACTGCAATGGGAACACATTGGGCGTTTTCCATCGCACTAATGAATTTAGTATAACGGTACTCTAGGGTAAAAGTAATGTATGATACAAAGATTAAATACATACTCCAATTTTCTTGCGCCGGCTTATCCTACCAATTATTTGCAATTCCAGTGCAGCCTATCCAGTCGGTTGCTGTTGG
This window contains:
- a CDS encoding fungal zn(2)-Cys(6) binuclear cluster domain-containing protein, which translates into the protein MQDDINVICGLRSVLRSPAPITSGIAPFAALQTKTNVIKTSLPLDFVHARTATVTICPTSHQGGLFDDSYRPPAVVLPCRSQLSPNDDSRSLQLAKLCDGTRPQCSACISTRRNCQYTTRPSETRSSALKRRKTHAEQQLRDIHRSHRVLLQLVGTLATSPDADAIAIIHQLQQSCDPEHIVQWIEHGGLIRQCRQPDGATKQASADSAQDLADRQRRVKLPPIARWYDAKGEAYGELFERLKYADERRGEQILRRMHQGQDISDVVSLLEDDNSPTYSAAHQNLLAIYSI